The genomic window NNNNNNNNNNNNNNNNNNNNNNNNNNNNNNNNNNNNNNNNNNNNNNNNNNNNNNNNNNNNNNNNNNNNNNNNNNNNNNNNNNNNNNNNNNNNNNNNNNNNNNNNNNNNNNNNNNNNNNNNNNNNNNNNNNNNNNNNNNNNNNNNNNNNNNNNNNNNNNNNNNNNNNNNNNNNNNNNNNNNNNNNNNNNNNNNNNNNNNNNNNNNNNNNNNNNNNNNNNNNNNNNNNNNNNNNNNNNNNNNNNNNNNNNNNNNNNNNNNNNNNNNNNNNNNNNNNNNNNNNNNNNNNNNNNNNNNNNNNNNNNNNNNNNNNNNNNNNNNNNNNNNNNNNNNNNNNNNNNNNNNNNNNNNNNNNNNNNNNNNNNNNNNNNNNNNNNNNNNNNNNNNNNNNNNNNNNNNNNNNNNNNNNNNNNNNNNNNNNNNNNNNNNNNNNNNNNNNNNNNNNNNNNNNNNNNNNNNNNNNNNNNNNNNNNNNNNNNNNNNNNNNNNNNNNNNNNNNNNNNNNNNNNNNNNNNNNNNNNNNNNNNNNNNNNNNNNNNNNNNNNNNNNNNNNNNNNNNNNNNNNNNNNNNNNNNNNNNNNNNNNNNNNNNNNNNNNNNNNNNNNNNNNNNNNNNNNNNNNNNNNNNNNNNNNNNNNNNNNNNNNNNNNNNNNNNNNNNNNNNNNNNNNNNNNNNNNNNNNNNNNNNNNNNNNNNNNNNNNNNNNNNNNNNNNNNNNNNNNNNNNNNNNNNNNNNNNNNNNNNNNNNNNNNNNNNNNNNNNNNNNNNNNNNNNNNNNNNNNNNNNNNNNNNNNNNNNNNNNNNNNNNNNNNNNNNNNNNNNNNNNNNNNNNNNNNNNNNNNNNNNNNNNNNNNNNNNNNNNNNNNNNNNNNNNNNNNNNNNNNNNNNNNNNNNNNNNNNNNNNNNNNNNNNNNNNNNNNNNNNNNNNNNNNNNNNNNNNNNNNNNNNNNNNNNNNNNNNNNNNNNNNNNNNNNNNNNNNNNNNNNNNNNNNNNNNNNNNNNNNNNNNNNNNNNNNNNNNNNNNNNNNNNNNNNNNNNNNNNNNNNNNNNNNNNNNNNNNNNNNNNNNNNNNNNNNNNNNNNNNNNNNNNNNNNNNNNNNNNNNNNNNNNNNNNNNNNNNNNNNNNNNNNNNNNNNNNNNNNNNNNNNNNNNNNNNNNNNNNNNNNNNNNNNNNNNNNNNNNNNNNNNNNNNNNNNNNNNNNNNNNNNNNNNNNNNNNNNNNNNNNNNNNNNNNNNNNNNNNNNNNNNNNNNNNNNNNNNNNNNNNNNNNNNNNNNNNNNNNNNNNNNNNNNNNNNNNNNNNNNNNNNNNNNNNNNNNNNNNNNNNNNNNNNNNNNNNNNNNNNNNNNNNNNNNNNNNNNNNNNNNNNNNNNNNNNNNNNNNNNNNNNNNNNNNNNNNNNNNNNNNNNNNNNNNNNNNNNNNNNNNNNNNNNNNNNNNNNNNNNNNNNNNNNNNNNNNNNNNNNNNNNNNNNNNNNNNNNNNNNNNNNNNNNNNNNNNNNNNNNNNNNNNNNNNNNNNNNNNNNNNNNNNNNNNNNNNNNNNNNNNNNNNNNNNNNNNNNNNNNNNNNNNNNNNNNNNNNNNNNNNNNNNNNNNNNNNNNNNNNNNNNNNNNNNNNNNNNNNNNNNNNNNNNNNNNNNNNNNNNNNNNNNNNNNNNNNNNNNNNNNNNNNNNNNNNNNNNNNNNNNNNNNNNNNNNNNNNNNNNNNNNNNNNNNNNNNNNNNNNNNNNNNNNNNNNNNNNNNNNNNNNNNNNNNNNNNNNNNNNNNNNNNNNNNNNNNNNNNNNNNNNNNNNNNNNNNNNNNNNNNNNNNNNNNNNNNNNNNNNNNNNNNNNNNNNNNNNNNNNNNNNNNNNNNNNNNNNNNNNNNNNNNNNNNNNNNNNNNNNNNNNNNNNNNNNNNNNNNNNNNNNNNNNNNNNNNNNNNNNNNNNNNNNNNNNNNNNNNNNNNNNNNNNNNNNNNNNNNNNNNNNNNNNNNNNNNNNNNNNNNNNNNNNNNNNNNNNNNNNNNNNNNNNNNNNNNNNNNNNNNNNNNNNNNNNNNNNNNNNNNNNNNNNNNNNNNNNNNNNNNNNNNNNNNNNNNNNNNNNNNNNNNNNNNNNNNNNNNNNNNNNNNNNNNNNNNNNNNNNNNNNNNNNNNNNNNNNNNNNNNNNNNNNNNNNNNNNNNNNNNNNNNNNNNNNNNNNNNNNNNNNNNNNNNNNNNNNNNNNNNNNNNNNNNNNNNNNNNNNNNNNNNNNNNNNNNNNNNNNNNNNNNNNNNNNNNNNNNNNNNNNNNNNNNNNNNNNNNNNNNNNNNNNNNNNNNNNNNNNNNNNNNNNNNNNNNNNNNNNNNNNNNNNNNNNNNNNNNNNNNNNNNNNNNNNNNNNNNNNNNNNNNNNNNNNNNNNNNNNNNNNNNNNNNNNNNNNNNNNNNNNNNNNNNNNNNNNNNNNNNNNNNNNNNNNNNNNNNNNNNNNNNNNNNNNNNNNNNNNNNNNNNNNNNNNNNNNNNNNNNNNNNNNNNNNNNNNNNNNNNNNNNNNNNNNNNNNNNNNNNNNNNNNNNNNNNNNNNNNNNNNNNNNNNNNNNNNNNNNNNNNNNNNNNNNNNNNNNNNNNNNNNNNNNNNNNNNNNNNNNNNNNNNNNNNNNNNNNNNNNNNNNNNNNNNNNNNNNNNNNNNNNNNNNNNNNNNNNNNNNNNNNNNNNNNNNNNNNNNNNNNNNNNNNNNNNNNNNNNNNNNNNNNNNNNNNNNNNNNNNNNNNNNNNNNNNNNNNNNNNNNNNNNNNNNNNNNNNNNNNNNNNNNNNNNNNNNNNNNNNNNNNNNNNNNNNNNNNNNNNNNNNNNNNNNNNNNNNNNNNNNNNNNNNNNNNNNNNNNNNNNNNNNNNNNNNNNNNNNNNNNNNNNNNNNNNNNNNNNNNNNNNNNNNNNNNNNNNNNNNNNNNNNNNNNNNNNNNNNNNNNNNNNNNNNNNNNNNNNNNNNNNNNNNNNNNNNNNNNNNNNNNNNNNNNNNNNNNNNNNNNNNNNNNNNNNNNNNNNNNNNNNNNNNNNNNNNNNNNNNNNNNNNNNNNNNNNNNNNNNNNNNNNNNNNNNNNNNNNNNNNNNNNNNNNNNNNNNNNNNNNNNNNNNNNNNNNNNNNNNNNNNNNNNNNNNNNNNNNNNNNNNNNNNNNNNNNNNNNNNNNNNNNNNNNNNNNNNNNNNNNNNNNNNNNNNNNNNNNNNNNNNNNNNNNNNNNNNNNNNNNNNNNNNNNNNNNNNNNNNNNNNNNNNNNNNNNNNNNNNNNNNNNNNNNNNNNNNNNNNNNNNNNNNNNNNNNNNNNNNNNNNNNNNNNNNNNNNNNNNNNNNNNNNNNNNNNNNNNNNNNNNNNNNNNNNNNNNNNNNNNNNNNNNNNNNNNNNNNNNNNNNNNNNNNNNNNNNNNNNNNNNNNNNNNNNNNNNNNNNNNNNNNNNNNNNNNNNNNNNNNNNNNNNNNNNNNNNNNNNNNNNNNNNNNNNNNNNNNNNNNNNNNNNNNNNNNNNNNNNNNNNNNNNNNNNNNNNNNNNNNNNNNNNNNNNNNNNNNNNNNNNNNNNNNNNNNNNNNNNNNNNNNNNNNNNNNNNNNNNNNNNNNNNNNNNNNNNNNNNNNNNNNNNNNNNNNNNNNNNNNNNNNNNNNNNNNNNNNNNNNNNNNNNNNNNNNNNNNNNNNNNNNNNNNNNNNNNNNNNNNNNNNNNNNNNNNNNNNNNNNNNNNNNNNNNNNNNNNNNNNNNNNNNNNNNNNNNNNNNNNNNNNNNNNNNNNNNNNNNNNNNNNNNNNNNNNNNNNNNNNNNNNNNNNNNNNNNNNNNNNNNNNNNNNNNNNNNNNNNNNNNNNNNNNNNNNNNNNNNNNNNNNNNNNNNNNNNNNNNNNNNNNNNNNNNNNNNNNNNNNNNNNNNNNNNNNNNNNNNNNNNNNNNNNNNNNNNNNNNNNNNNNNNNNNNNNNNNNNNNNNNNNNNNNNNNNNNNNNNNNNNNNNNNNNNNNNNNNNNNNNNNNNNNNNNNNNNNNNNNNNNNNNNNNNNNNNNNNNNNNNNNNNNNNNNNNNNNNNNNNNNNNNNNNNNNNNNNNNNNNNNNNNNNNNNNNNNNNNNNNNNNNNNNNNNNNNNNNNNNNNNNNNNNNNNNNNNNNNNNNNNNNNNNNNNNNNNNNNNNNNNNNNNNNNNNNNNNNNNNNNNNNNNNNNNNNNNNNNNNNNNNNNNNNNNNNNNNNNNNNNNNNNNNNNNNNNNNNNNNNNNNNNNNNNNNNNNNNNNNNNNNNNNNNNNNNNNNNNNNNNNNNNNNNNNNNNNNNNNNNNNNNNNNNNNNNNNNNNNNNNNNNNNNNNNNNNNNNNNNNNNNNNNNNNNNNNNNNNNNNNNNNNNNNNNNNNNNNNNNNNNNNNNNNNNNNNNNNNNNNNNNNNNNNNNNNNNNNNNNNNNNNNNNNNNNNNNNNNNNNNNNNNNNNNNNNNNNNNNNNNNNNNNNNNNNNNNNNNNNNNNNNNNNNNNNNNNNNNNNNNNNNNNNNNNNNNNNNNNNNNNNNNNNNNNNNNNNNNNNNNNNNNNNNNNNNNNNNNNNNNNNNNNNNNNNNNNNNNNNNNNNNNNNNNNNNNNNNNNNNNNNNNNNNNNNNNNNNNNNNNNNNNNNNNNNNNNNNNNNNNNNNNNNNNNNNNNNNNNNNNNNNNNNNNNNNNNNNNNNNNNNNNNNNNNNNNNNNNNNNNNNNNNNNNNNNNNNNNNNNNNNNNNNNNNNNNNNNNNNNNNNNNNNNNNNNNNNNNNNNNNNNNNNNNNNNNNNNNNNNNNNNNNNNNNNNNNNNNNNNNNNNNNNNNNNNNNNNNNNNNNNNNNNNNNNNNNNNNNNNNNNNNNNNNNNNNNNNNNNNNNNNNNNNNNNNNNNNNNNNNNNNNNNNNNNNNNNNNNNNNNNNNNNNNNNNNNNNNNNNNNNNNNNNNNNNNNNNNNNNNNNNNNNNNNNNNNNNNNNNNNNNNNNNNNNNNNNNNNNNNNNNNNNNNNNNNNNNNNNNNNNNNNNNNNNNNNNNNNNNNNNNNNNNNNNNNNNNNNNNNNNNNNNNNNNNNNNNNNNNNNNNNNNNNNNNNNNNNNNNNNNNNNNNNNNNNNNNNNNNNNNNNNNNNNNNNNNNNNNNNNNNNNNNNNNNNNNNNNNNNNNNNNNNNNNNNNNNNNNNNNNNNNNNNNNNNNNNNNNNNNNNNNNNNNNNNNNNNNNNNNNNNNNNNNNNNNNNNNNNNNNNNNNNNNNNNNNNNNNNNNNNNNNNNNNNNNNNNNNNNNNNNNNNNNNNNNNNNNNNNNNNNNNNNNNNNNNNNNNNNNNNNNNNNNNNNNNNNNNNNNNNNNNNNNNNNNNNNNNNNNNNNNNNNNNNNNNNNNNNNNNNNNNNNNNNNNNNNNNNNNNNNNNNNNNNNNNNNNNNNNNNNNNNNNNNNNNNNNNNNNNNNNNNNNNNNNNNNNNNNNNNNNNNNNNNNNNNNNNNNNNNNNNNNNNNNNNNNNNNNNNNNNNNNNNNNNNNNNNNNNNNNNNNNNNNNNNNNNNNNNNNNNNNNNNNNNNNNNNNNNNNNNNNNNNNNNNNNNNNNNNNNNNNNNNNNNNNNNNNNNNNNNNNNNNNNNNNNNNNNNNNNNNNNNNNNNNNNNNNNNNNNNNNNNNNNNNNNNNNNNNNNNNNNNNNNNNNNNNNNNNNNNNNNNNNNNNNNNNNNNNNNNNNNNNNNNNNNNNNNNNNNNNNNNNNNNNNNNNNNNNNNNNNNNNNNNNNNNNNNNNNNNNNNNNNNNNNNNNNNNNNNNNNNNNNNNNNNNNNNNNNNNNNNNNNNNNNNNNNNNNNNNNNNNNNNNNNNNNNNNNNNNNNNNNNNNNNNNNNNNNNNNNNNNNNNNNNNNNNNNNNNNNNNNNNNNNNNNNNNNNNNNNNNNNNNNNNNNNNNNNNNNNNNNNNNNNNNNNNNNNNNNNNNNNNNNNNNNNNNNNNNNNNNNNNNNNNNNNNNNNNNNNNNNNNNNNNNNNNNNNNNNNNNNNNNNNNNNNNNNNNNNNNNNNNNNNNNNNNNNNNNNNNNNNNNNNNNNNNNNNNNNNNNNNNNNNNNNNNNNNNNNNNNNNNNNNNNNNNNNNNNNNNNNNNNNNNNNNNNNNNNNNNNNNNNNNNNNNNNNNNNNNNNNNNNNNNNNNNNNNNNNNNNNNNNNNNNNNNNNNNNNNNNNNNNNNNNNNNNNNNNNNNNNNNNNNNNNNNNNNNNNNNNNNNNNNNNNNNNNNNNNNNNNNNNNNNNNNNNNNNNNNNNNNNNNNNNNNNNNNNNNNNNNNNNNNNNNNNNNNNNNNNNNNNNNNNNNNNNNNNNNNNNNNNNNNNNNNNNNNNNNNNNNNNNNNNNNNNNNNNNNNNNNNNNNNNNNNNNNNNNNNNNNNNNNNNNNNNNNNNNNNNNNNNNNNNNNNNNNNNNNNNNNNNNNNNNNNNNNNNNNNNNNNNNNNNNNNNNNNNNNNNNNNNNNNNNNNNNNNNNNNNNNNNNNNNNNNNNNNNNNNNNNNNNNNNNNNNNNNNNNNNNNNNNNNNNNNNNNNNNNNNNNNNNNNNNNNNNNNNNNNNNNNNNNNNNNNNNNNNNNNNNNNNNNNNNNNNNNNNNNNNNNNNNNNNNNNNNNNNNNNNNNNNNNNNNNNNNNNNNNNNNNNNNNNNNNNNNNNNNNNNNNNNNNNNNNNNNNNNNNNNNNNNNNNNNNNNNNNNNNNNNNNNNNNNNNNATATTTAGATTAAGATTAGTTTGATTTTGGTGCCATTTTCTCCCTCTGGTGGGTGTATAAATACATGAACTTCCCCCACTGGCAATCATCAAAACCATTCGAAACCACTAGTACTTAATATTGAAAATCCTCACTCAAATAACTCTCTCCCACCATGAAACCATTTTATGCTCttcttactttcttcctcttgctTGTAGTAACAAGTAAGAAGGTGAACTCAGCATCCGAAACTGAAACAGTTTCCTTCAACTTCAACTCTTTCGCCCAAGGTAACCCCGCAATAAATCTCCAAGGCGACGCCACCGTTCATTCCGACGGCAATGTACAACTCACCAACCTCAAAAGTTCCTATAGCGCCGGGCGTGTCCTGTATAGCACGCCGGTGCGCCTTTGGGACAAAGCCACCGGCAATGTTGCCAGCTTCGTCACCTCGTTCTCTTTCCAGCTGACGGATGTGGAAGGTTATAATGCGGCCGACGGTATTATTTTCTTCGTCGCACCGGAAGATACGCAGATTCCGTCCGGCGGAGTTGGCGGCACCTTAGGGGTTGCAAGCTCTAACGGCGTCGGTCAATTTGTTGGTGTAGAATTTGATTCCTACTCCAACTCTGAGTTCAAGGATCCACCCTATCAACACGTTGGAATCGATGTAAACACTCTGGTTTCGTCCAAGACTGTGGAATGGAAAAGAGTGAGTGGGTCGGTGGTGAAAGTGACTGTGATCTATGACTCTCCATCAAAGACATTGAGTGTTGCTGTGATCAATGAGAGTGGCGATATTAATACCATCGCTGATGTTGTTGATTTGAAGGCGAAGCTTCCGGAAAAGGTCAAGTTCGGGTTTTCATCTGCTTCGTCGGTTGGCGGTCGTCAGATTCATCTCATCCGTTCATGGTCTTTCATTTCAACCTTGAAGACAACAACAAGCATCAGCAGCAATGGAAAAACAATGGATATTGCAACCGCATGATTTGGTCTACGCTAACTAGTACTTTTAAATAAAGAAACAGACCATATGTGTGTATCAGTATCGACTGTGTCTGTGGGTGACTGCGTGTACGGTTCCATGTATACTTTCTCTTTCACTAATCAACTTGTGGTTGGATAGTTGATTATTTAAAGGTTTAATTACACTTGGTCCTATACTtgcgtgaaatttttaattaggtttttatagtttttttttttaattgaacttttcaccaatatgaacttTGGTATTTCCAATAGAAAAAGGGGAGATACTTGATAAAAATGGATAAaacgtttttttttaaatatattttataataattaaaatttaacatatgtaatcaattaaataatattatttctaTCATAAGTAGATTGGACAAATCGATTTGGCCGAAaaattgatgaataaaattttaaacggaccaaattaatatttttttataaaaagaacgTTTTGACTGAGTGACTCCCACAAAATAATTCAAAACCAAAAAGAACACGACGACGACTCCAACAACAACGGTGCCCTTCCTCGTTGTCCTCTGTGCGGAGCACGGCGTCGTTGGTGGCAGACAAGTGGCTAGCCTCATTTGATAGTGTGTGGCGCGTCGCCGTGGCGTGATCCCCGACCTTCTTCTACTCCAAATGCGTGTGGCGTTGTGGCGTTTGCGGTGGAGGCGTCATGGCCACCGGTCTGGCACGCGTGGCTATAAGATCTGTCATCAAGAGTGGGTGGCAACACGCGTTCAACGTCGAGCGTCCAGCGTCGCGGCGAGAGGTGCTGCATGGAGAGCCGCACGCATCACGGGGAGAGTTGTTGCTTGGAGCCGTGTGCGTCGTGACGTAACGATCAGAATTGGATGCGGAAGGGAACAGTGACGCAGAGAGAACAGTTGGGGAGGACACGGCGGCACACAAGGTACAATTGACCATGGGGACGCTCGAGAAGAATTTCGGAGGGAAGACACCGCTTCGCGGTAGCGACGCAAAAGGGAAGTCACAGCAGGGAGGGAAACGGAGGTCGCGGTGTCGTCGTGGTTGGAAGAGAGTGACACGCGAAGGGTTGGAAGGCGTCATCGTTGAAGATATTGGTTcggttaaataaaaaaattaataactatccttaaaaaaataaatcaaaattttcaattaaatcagTTATTTGATACGTGTTAATATCTAATACAACATGATAGGTGTGCCTAAAGGTTAAGTAACTGCATTCAGCTGAGTTAGTTAGAATGTAACCAGTGAACTCTGCTTTAGTTAACCCTGTGGTCCAATTAAGTTAGTTAGCTGCACTAGTTAGTTAAGCCATTTAGAGAATTGGTTAGTGCTGGAACCTTCTAGTGACCGGTTCTTAAATTACAACTATAATTAGCAATTCTTACTGCTACAGTGATCACTTTTTATAATACACAATCACATATTCTACATTCCCttctttcctctctcttctctctaatcttcttcttctttagttCTTTAATCTTCAACCTAGGTTCTTTATAcctttcatggtatcagagctacgGTGTCACTGCTTCCGTAAGAAAATGCAAGAAGGCAAATCTGACTCAATTGAAGCTCAGTCATAATGGCACAAGGATTTACAGCAACTCTAATCTCGATGAAATTGGATGAGGAAAAATATCTACGGTGGAAAGATCAAGTAAAATCAACAATTGAAGGAAATGACATGTTGAATCACATTACAGGAGAAGAAATCCCTTGCAGTTTCTAGTGTCAGAGAACGGTGGAGCTGGTACAGTGAACCCTGAGTTTTAGAAATGGACGAGGCAAGATGCACTCCTCAAGTCATAGTTGTTAGCTTCAATGAGCAAACCGTTCACAACAAGAATGGTTGGATGCACCTATATATGTCAAGTTTGAAAGAGATTGGAAGATCACTTCTCCCCTCAGATCAAGGAAAAGGTAATGCAGCTGAAAAACCAGCTGATCACTATTCAAATTGGTGCTTCTGTTACAGATTATGTGTTGTCTATAAAATGAACCATAGATGCTTTAGCTTCCGTAGGAGAGACTATAAAAGAAAGTGACCATGTGAATGCGCTTGAACGGTTTGACTGAAGAATACTCCTCGTTGATAACCTCTGTCCTAACCACAGCAAGATACCAAGGCATAACAGTAGGAGAGTTAGAAGCCTTACTTTTAGCACATGAAAGCATATTAGCAAGATTTCGGAGACCAAAAACCTTTGTTCAAGCCAATTAAGCTCAGCACTTTCAACCTAGACAAAATCAGCAGTCAAGAGGTGGATTTAGAGGTGGTTTTTGAGGCAGAGGTGGCCGCCCGTACAGAGGAGGCAGAGGCTCATATGAAGGTGGCAGAATGATGCAAGAACAATACAATGGAGGCAGAACAACACAAAGTCATCCTACCTCTGGCTATGGAAGAGGGTAGTATGGAAGAGAAAATTACAGTGACTCAAGAAACTATGGGGATTCAAGAGGCTACAATCAAGAAATAAGCTATAGTCAATTTGACAAGCCACAAtgtcaagtgtttgacaaaataggCCACACAGCAAAAACGTGTTGATATAGGTATGGTGAGGATCAATATGATGCAGGGTACAATGAAGGAGGATACAATAATCAGATATCTCAGCCCACAGCCAATTATAGCAATGTACTGGCAACTCCAGCAACCATTCAGGATCCAAATTGGTACCCTGATTCAGGTGCTACGCATCACATGACACATGATGAACAGATGGAAAAGGAGGAGTATGGAGGAGATGAGCAAGTTGTGATAGGCAATAGAACAGATTTGCAAATCAATTTTGTTGGTAATTtgtgttttaagtttgatttgaGCTCTAGGTTGTTCTCGATGAGAAAATTGTTGGATGTACCTGAGATTACTAAGAAC from Arachis ipaensis cultivar K30076 chromosome B09, Araip1.1, whole genome shotgun sequence includes these protein-coding regions:
- the LOC107618148 gene encoding galactose-binding lectin gives rise to the protein MKPFYALLTFFLLLVVTSKKVNSASETETVSFNFNSFAQGNPAINLQGDATVHSDGNVQLTNLKSSYSAGRVLYSTPVRLWDKATGNVASFVTSFSFQLTDVEGYNAADGIIFFVAPEDTQIPSGGVGGTLGVASSNGVGQFVGVEFDSYSNSEFKDPPYQHVGIDVNTLVSSKTVEWKRVSGSVVKVTVIYDSPSKTLSVAVINESGDINTIADVVDLKAKLPEKVKFGFSSASSVGGRQIHLIRSWSFISTLKTTTSISSNGKTMDIATA